Part of the Panthera uncia isolate 11264 chromosome F2, Puncia_PCG_1.0, whole genome shotgun sequence genome, tcgaactcacggactgcgagatcatgacctgagccgaagtcagacgcttaaccgacggagccacccaggcgcccctagtctcttctttttcttacaaGGATGCTGGTCTGTGGGACTAGGGCCCCAATCGTATGACCGCATCTCCCCTTAATTACCTCTCTATAGGCCTTGTCTCTAAATAACAGCCCtgttggcaggggtggggggtgagggggcgggTAGGGCTTCACAAGGAAGCGCTGAATAGGAGCCGGGTTGCTATTCGTGCTTGGTTTTCGCTTGGCCCGAACTGTACTGATGGGGCATTTCTCTGCCATGGTGACTCATTCCATTCTTCTTTATGTCCTTGTCACCTGTCCCAATTCCCTGGCACAAACTAGGTGCTCAGAGAAGACATCTTTTGTCATCCTGCGGTGAAGCAGGAAGCAGTTAATGGGAGCCCCCCAGGTTTGGGGGAACCCTGGGTGTTGCTCACCTGCTGTGGCTTGAGGCACGTCCTTGTCTTATGCCAACCGGGATCTACCACATGAAGACGGATGTttcgcaaatggcaagacttcactccttttttatggccgaatagtattccattgcatagatacaccatgtcttctttacccgttcatctgttgatggatactaAGGCTGCCTCCATAACTTAGCTACTGTAGATAATGCCACGCTGGGTAATATATGGGACTGTTGAATCGCTGTATCATATGCCTGGAACCAACACAACGCTGTATGCTAACtctactggaatttaaacaaacaaacaaaaaataagaaaatggccCAAGTTCTCGCCAGCAAAATCTCagtagattttcattttcttgtggcCTTTGGTGCCTACACTAAGGTAATTGGGCAATGTTCAGAACCGGAATTGACTCCGAGAGATTCTTTTTACAAAGATGCTGTTGTAAACCCCCAAGTGGCAGTAATTCTCCAAGCCCCCTGCCACAGATACTGTCCCCCACCAAGAAAGCACCATAATGACCCTGCACAACAGGGCTGGATATGGATGGACATCAGGAGAACTCACTCGCACGGCTTTGTGTCCAGGGAAGTTTCTGGGTCTCGTTTATGAGTTTGGGTATTTGTCTTGAGTAGCCATTCATAGAACCACCAGGCTCAGAGTCTCCTCTTGGGATTCAGTGGCAACACTCCAAACTCCGTGTTTGTCTCTTATGCCTAATACATATGTGGCCTTGCTTAGGGAGGGATGTGTCTGAGGCTGTGTGTTTAGCAGGGGGATCCACCAGCTAAGGAGAAAATGATCACAGGACATGGGGACAGCCTGCCTTTCCAAGTCCTCTGCTTGATGtggctcagctcagctcagcagtGTTGGGGCAGATGGTGCCATGTGCCTCCTCCCAGATCACTGCTAATTAATTATTGGCACAATGAATAAGTCTGTGCGTGTTGACTCTCGCaggctcaatttcctcatctgggaaacgGGATCAATGACACATCCCATAAGATGTGTCGCATCTGGCCCAGAGTAGATGGTGACGGTGAATGGTGATGGAGATGAGagcagtgatgatgatgatggtgatagtgTTGGCGATGATGATGCTGATGGTGATGATGTTGATGGAGACGGTGATGATGTTGTTGATggagatggtgatggtgatgttgatggaggtgatagtggtgatgatgttgatggaggtgatggtggtgatgatggtgatgatgctgttgatggtgatgatgatgttgatggagATGTTgatgttgatggtgatgatgttgatgttgatgatgatgttgatggagatggagatggtgatggtgatgttgaTGGAGGTGATAGTGATGTGATGTTGATgaaggtgatggtggtgatgatggtgatgatggtgatgatgatgttgatggagatggtgatgttgatggtgatggagatggtgatggtgatggtgatgatgatgttgatggtgatgatgttgaTGTTGATGATGTTGATGGAGACGGTGATGGTGATGTTGATGGAGGTGATAGTGGTGATGATGTTGAtggagatggtggtggtgatgatggtgatgttgatggtgatggtgatgatgatgttgatggtgatggtgatgttgttgatgatgatgatgttgatggaaATGGTGATGTTGATCGAGATGGTgatgttgatggtgatgatgttgatgttgatgatgataTTGATggagatggtgatggtgatgttgatggaggtgatggtggtaatgatggtgatggtgatgatgatggtgatatgatgatggtaatgatatGATAATGACAAAGATATAATGGTGATGCCACTGCTGTTGATATGATGGTGATGAAGatatgatgatggtgatggtgaaaGTGATGATGAAGATATGAcgatgatgatggagatgatattgatggtggtggtgatggtgatggtgatggtggtggtggtggtgatggtgattaTGAAGATGGCAGCTTTTCCCATAGAGAGGActtgctatatgccaggcataGTTTAAACACTTCATATATGTTGGCCTTCTTAATCTTTTAAGCAAGCCGGGAGCTAGATGCTGTCATTCTCCCTactttacagatcaggaaactgaggcatggtgGAAAGGTGACTCACTGAAAGATACACAGCTAGCCGCTGCCCTGATGGCCTTGAAGCTCATCCAGTGTTAGTTATGCAAGACTATGTCCCCCCGCCCAATGCTCCCTGACCTGTGGCAGGAAAAAGGGTGCAAACAACACACGCTGCTTATTCTGGAAAGTAATTACTTCGAATTAAACTATTGTatactttctaaaaatttctcCTTTCATGTTGTTTCCATGGAGAGTCAGACAGAGGCAGGCCAGCCCATCCTGGGCACTGATTCCCACTGGCCGGAGCGGCCGCTCTGTAATATCAACATCCATGGGCCTCTGGGTCATCCATTGTTGACCTGCAGAGGTCAGTGAGCTCAGATCCACGGGCGCAGGTGCGTtcgggtgagagggagagaaacaagcCCAGGTGGTCTTGACTATGCCGAAAGTTCTTTTCTTGCTTGCCTTGGCAGGCACACGTACTAAAATTGGAATGCTATAGAAAGTTCTCTTCATCCCCACTCCCAGAGGGAAAGCATTTTGCATGCCTCACAGGTGACGAGAGCCGCGATAGCGAGTGGCTGAAGCTACTGCAAGCTGAGGGCTTATTATTAATACCATGGGGAGAGCTGGGGCGGGATTTTCATCTGTCCTTATTACTGTTTGGggagcctccctctccccccccccacacttagGAAAAAAAGCCCAAACAACAATAATACTTCCTGAGTCTCAGATTCAAGTAACCTCTGCCTTTACAAAATGCCCAGCTGTCTGATTCCTGCCAGTTAGAACATTCCAGAGTCAGAccctcctcccccggccccccacgTGAGCCGGGACTTGCCACCAGCCCGGCTGCAGGTGCTACCTGCACGGGCCTCTCTCTTCCCGTCATGGGGGAACAATAGCTTCCAGCCCCGcaccgcccctccccactcctgtggCCCCACCAAGCCACTCCAcgtgtctgagcctcagttccctcccaGGTCCGACGGGAGGCCGGAGCTGCCTCGGGGACTGTGCGTGCAACCGTGAGGTTGCACAGGGTGTGTGGAGTGGCTGACCCTGCCGGGTGCACAGGACATCTCCAAATTAGGCACACCCCGGCCCCTGGTCTCCGATCTAGGGCAGGAAGTGGCCTCAGAGATCGCACAGTACACAGCTTTCGTTTACATGTTGAAGCACAGAGCCTCCCCACTCAGTGCTCCTGGCTCTGACCCCGCGCTCTGCTGGTGACTCTTCTCTTTTGCCACCAGTGGGCCTGACAGGGCTCTGCCATCAGAATAGCACTTCCTATTTACTCTGGGTGTGTGAGCTTAGCTTGTTGCTGGCACAGTCTGGAGAGATCTTCCCGCCTTCTCCCTGCGGTAAGtctgagtacttttttttttctgtttttcagatgaagaagccgaggctcagagaggttgaggcACTCCCCCCGAGATCGCACAGCTGGTGAGTGGCTGGAACTTGAGCCCAGCTCTCtgtgactccagagcctgtgctgttaattgcttgctttctctgtcttaaaCTGCGTTGAAATGGTTGTCCCCCGGCAGCCAAGGGTGGGAGACCTGTGACCCGGTTAGTGTCGTAACTCTCCCGGTGCCTCCTACCGAGCACAGTAGGCCCTCCAGACATACAGGATATTTTGAAGGGGATCCTTTC contains:
- the LOC125924720 gene encoding uncharacterized protein LOC125924720, producing MVTVNGDGDESSDDDDGDSVGDDDADGDDVDGDGDDVVDGDGDGDVDGGDSGDDVDGGDGGDDGDDAVDGDDDVDGDVDVDGDDVDVDDDVDGDGDGDGDVDGGDSDVMLMKVMVVMMVMMVMMMLMEMVMLMVMEMVMVMVMMMLMVMMLMLMMLMETVMVMLMEVIVVMMLMEMVVVMMVMLMVMVMMMLMVMVMLLMMMMLMEMVMLIEMVMLMVMMLMLMMILMEMVMVMLMEVMVVMMVMVMMMVI